One Salarias fasciatus chromosome 22, fSalaFa1.1, whole genome shotgun sequence DNA segment encodes these proteins:
- the pum1 gene encoding pumilio homolog 1 isoform X1 — protein sequence MFTVCHAAAERDELAGCGGMSSVCVLKRKAVLWQDSFSPHHRSTSPSMPVVLSSGGHAPPTGQTPQATPPSQQGVAGAGRSQDDAMVDYFFQRQHGEQPGKHRWPTGDNIHDSQVRSMDELNHDFQALALEGRAMGEQLLTGKKFWETDDSGKDGPKGIFLDQWRDSAWGASDHSVSQPIMVSRRPGQGFHGGGEVGVGSVMSPRSESGGLGVSMVEYVLSSSPADKLDSCLRKGPYGQRDGEVEEEKREKPKTTFEGEKLKELTESESDVINDVINPNGLPVQNGLDVDVKEFGRPPGNMPAPGPEGDLLGGPGGVGAEGLTPLGGGGGPKPPEDFSSVEQGGVTMDPMESVMEPLQFDYNSQMPMDSAPTVGLFDYTNQQQLFQRNNALAVQQLTAAQQQQYALAAAQQPHIGLAPAFVPNPYIISAAPPGTDPYAAGLAAAATLGPAVMPPQYYGVTPWGVYPANLFQQQAAAANSSANQQAAGQGQQNQQQVMRAGGNQRPLTPSQGQQGQQNDQLVAAAAVNSALAFGQGLAAGVPGYPVLAPAAYYDQTGALVVNTGARSGPVRLMAPASVIISPSAAQAVAAAAASAGGANSGLGGGANGPFRAMTSQQPQQQGGPGGALGGSSFYGSSSLSSSSQSSSLFSQGSGQPGPGSASLGFSQPASSSLGATLGATLGGFGTAVANSSGGSGSRRDSLTGNSELYKRTPSSLTPIGHGGFYNGTLGFSPSPGPVGMPLPNQGPSHSLTPPPSLSNHSSSSNLNLGGLTNGSGRFISAAPGAEAKYRSAASSGSSLFSPSSQLFPSSRLRYGMSDVMPSGRSRLLEDFRNNRYPNLQLRDIAGHIMEFSQDQHGSRFIQLKLERASSAERQLVFSEILQAAYQLMVDVFGNYVIQKFFEFGSLDQKLALAERIRGHVLSLALQMYGCRVIQKALEFIPSDQQVISEMVRELDGHVLKCVKDQNGNHVVQKCIECVQPHALHFIIDAFKGQVFALSTHPYGCRVIQRILEHCLPEQTLPILEELHQHTEQLVQDQYGNYVIQHVLEHGRAEDKSKIVAEIRGNVLGLSQHKFASNVVEKCVTHASRAERAVLIDEVCSLTEGPHSALYTMMKDQYANYVVQKMIDVAEPTQRKIVMHKIRPHISTLRKYTYGKHILAKLEKYYMKNGVDLGPLCGPPNGIM from the exons ATGTTTACAGTATgtcatgctgctgcagagagagacgAGTTGGCAG GCTGTGGTggaatgagcagtgtgtgtgtgttgaagaggAAAGCAGTGCTCTGGCAGGATTCATTCAGCCCCCACCATAGAAGTACATCTCCCAGCATGCCCGTGGTGCTGAGTAGCGGAGGACACGCCCCTCCAACTGGGCAGACCCCTCAGGCCACACCCCCCAGCCAGCAG GGCGTGGCGGGCGCTGGACGTTCCCAGGACGATGCCATGGTGGATTATTTCTTCCAGCGGCAACATGGCGAACAGCCCGGCAAACATCGCTGGCCCACCGGAGACAACATCCATGACAGCCAG GTACGCTCCATGGACGAGCTGAACCATGACTTCCAGGCTCTGGCTCTGGAGGGCCGAGCCATGGGAGAG cagctgctaaCCGGTAAGAAGTTCTGGGAGACAGACGACTCTGGGAAGGACGGACCCAAAGGGATCTTCCTGGACCAGTGGAGGGACAGTGCCTGGGGGGCCTCAG ATCACTCGGTGTCTCAGCCGATCATGGTGTCCCGCCGGCCGGGCCAGGGCTTCCACGGCGGGGGAGAGGTGGGAGTGGGCTCGGTCATGTCGCCGCGGTCTGAAAGCGGAGGGCTGGGGGTCAGCATGGTGGAGTACGTCCTGTCATCCTCACCGGCTGACAAACTGGACTCCTGCCTCCGAAAAGGACCATAT GGGCAGCGGGATggcgaggtggaggaggagaagagagagaagccaAAGACGACGTTTGAGGGAGAGAAGCTAAAAGAGTTAACAGAAAGTGAATCGGACGTCATAAACGACGTCATCAACCCCAACGGGCTGCCTGTACAGAACGGCCTCGACGTCGACGTCAAAGAATTCGG TCGTCCCCCGGGCAACATGCCGGCCCCGGGCCCCGAGGGCGACCTGCTGGGAGGCCCCGGGGGCGTCGGAGCAGAGGGCCTGACGCCCCTGGGAGGCGGAGGTGGACCCAAACCTCCCGAGGACTTCTCCAGCGTGGAGCAAGGTGGCGTTACCATGGACCCCATGGAGTCAGTGATGGAGCCGCTTCAGTTTGACTACAACTCTCAGATGCCCATGGACTCGGCACCCACTGTGGGCTTATTCGACTACACTAACCAGCAGCAG CTGTTTCAGAGAAACAATGCCCTTGCGGTGCAACAGTTAACagcagcccagcagcagcagtacgcACTGGCGGCCGCACAGCAGCCTCACATcg gtctgGCCCCAGCGTTTGTGCCCAATCCGTACATCATCAGTGCTGCTCCCCCGGGGACGGACCCCTACGCAGCGGGActcgcagcagcagccacacttg GTCCGGCAGTGATGCCTCCTCAGTACTATGGTGTGACCCCCTGGGGGGTTTACCCAGCAAACCTCttccagcagcaggctgctgcagccAACAGCTCGGCCAATCAGCAGGCTGCGGGCCAGGGCCAGCAAAACCAACAGCAG GTGATGCGAGCTGGAGGAAAccagcgacctctgaccccgagcCAAGGCCAGCAGGGTCAACAGAATGACCAGCTGGTCGCAGCAGCCGCAGTCAACTCGGCCCTCGCCTTCGGGCAGGGGTTAGCAGCGGGAGTCCCCG GGTACCCGGTCCTGGCGCCTGCAGCCTACTACGACCAGACGGGGGCCCTGGTGGTCAACACTGGAGCCAGAAGTGGCCCCGTCCGCCTCATGGCGCCTGCCTCAGTCATCATATCCCCCTCTGCAGCACAAGCAG ttgcagcagcggcagcctcCGCCGGTGGTGCGAACAGCGGTCTGGGCGGCGGGGCCAACGGTCCGTTCCGTGCCATGACGTCCCAGCAGCCCCAGCAGCAGGGCGGCCCCGGCGGCGCGCTGGGTGGAAGCTCCTTCTACGGCTCCTcgtccctcagctcctcctcccagagCTCCTCTCTTTTCTCACAAGGCTCCGGCCAGCCCGGACCGGGGTCCGCCTCCCTGGGCTTCAGCCAGCCGGCCTCGTCCTCCCTCGGCGCCACTCTGGGGGCCACGCTCGGAGGCTTCGGCACAGCCG TGGCCAATTCGAGTGGCGGCAGCGGCTCCAGGCGGGACTCCCTGACGGGCAACAGCGAGCTGTACAAACGCACACCGTCAAGCCTCACCCCCATCGGACACGGAGGATTCTATAACGGCACCCTGGGCTTCAGTCCGTCCCCCGGTCCAGTGGGCATGCCCCTCCCCAACCAGGGACCCTCCCACTCCCtcacacccccaccctccctgTCCAATCACAGCTCTTCATCCAACCTCAATCTTG GAGGCCTGACCAACGGCAGTGGGCGTTTCATTTCCGCGGCTCCCGGAGCAGAAGCCAAGTACCGCAGCGCAGCCAGCTCAGGCTCCTCCCTCTTTTCGCCCAGCAGCCAGCTGTTCCCGTCGTCGCGGCTACGCTACGGCATGTCGGACGTGATGCCGTCGGGCCGGAGCCGCCTGCTGGAGGACTTCAGGAACAACCGCTACCCCAACCTGCAGCTTCGGGACATCGCCGGCCACATCATGGAGTTCAGCCAGGACCAGCACGGCAGCAG GTTCATCCAGTTGAAGTTGGAGCGGGCGAGTTCGGCCGAGCGTCAGCTCGTCTTCAGCGAGATTCTGCAGGCCGCCTACCAGCTCATGGTGGACGTCTTTGGAAACTACGTCATCCAGAAGTTCTTCGAG tttggcAGCCTGGACCAGAAGCTGGCTCTGGCAGAAAGGATCCGAGGCCATGTGCTGTCTCTGGCCCTGCAGATGTACGGCTGCAGGGTCATTCAGAAAGCGCTGGAGTTCATCCCCTCGGATCAACAGGTCATT agTGAGATGGTGCGGGAGCTGGACGGCCATGTGCTGAAGTGTGTAAAGGACCAGAACGGTAACCACGTGGTGCAGAAGTGTATCGAATGTGTCCAGCCTCACGCGCTGCACTTCATCATCGACGCCTTCAAGGGACAG gtctTCGCCCTCTCCACTCATCCTTACGGCTGCAGAGTCATCCAGCGCATTCTCGAACACTGCCTTCCTGAACAGACGCTGCCTATACTAGAGGAGCTGCATCAACACACGGAGCAGCTCGTGCAG gACCAGTATGGCAACTATGTGATCCAGCACGTGTTGGAACACGGCCGAGCTGAAGATAAGAGTAAAATCGTGGCCGAGATCAGAGGCAACGTTCTGGGACTCAGCCAGCACAAGTTTGCCAG TAATGTGGTGGAGAAGTGTGTGACCCACGCGTCGCGGGCGGAGCGAGCTGTCCTGATAGATGAAGTGTGCAGCCTGACCGAGGGCCCCCACAGTGCCTTATACACCATGATGAAGGACCAGTACGCCAACTACGTGGTGCAGAAGATGATCGACGTGGCCGAGCCCACGCAGCGCAAGATCGTCATGCATAAG ATCCGGCCTCACATTTCCACCCTGAGGAAGTACACATATGGAAAACACATCCTGGCCAAGCTGGAGAAGTACTACATGAAGAACGGCGTTGACCTGGGTCCCCTCTGCGGCCCACCCAATGGCATCATGTAA
- the pum1 gene encoding pumilio homolog 1 isoform X3, whose protein sequence is MSSVCVLKRKAVLWQDSFSPHHRSTSPSMPVVLSSGGHAPPTGQTPQATPPSQQGVAGAGRSQDDAMVDYFFQRQHGEQPGKHRWPTGDNIHDSQVRSMDELNHDFQALALEGRAMGEQLLTGKKFWETDDSGKDGPKGIFLDQWRDSAWGASDHSVSQPIMVSRRPGQGFHGGGEVGVGSVMSPRSESGGLGVSMVEYVLSSSPADKLDSCLRKGPYGQRDGEVEEEKREKPKTTFEGEKLKELTESESDVINDVINPNGLPVQNGLDVDVKEFGRPPGNMPAPGPEGDLLGGPGGVGAEGLTPLGGGGGPKPPEDFSSVEQGGVTMDPMESVMEPLQFDYNSQMPMDSAPTVGLFDYTNQQQLFQRNNALAVQQLTAAQQQQYALAAAQQPHIGLAPAFVPNPYIISAAPPGTDPYAAGLAAAATLGPAVMPPQYYGVTPWGVYPANLFQQQAAAANSSANQQAAGQGQQNQQQVMRAGGNQRPLTPSQGQQGQQNDQLVAAAAVNSALAFGQGLAAGVPGYPVLAPAAYYDQTGALVVNTGARSGPVRLMAPASVIISPSAAQAVAAAAASAGGANSGLGGGANGPFRAMTSQQPQQQGGPGGALGGSSFYGSSSLSSSSQSSSLFSQGSGQPGPGSASLGFSQPASSSLGATLGATLGGFGTAVANSSGGSGSRRDSLTGNSELYKRTPSSLTPIGHGGFYNGTLGFSPSPGPVGMPLPNQGPSHSLTPPPSLSNHSSSSNLNLGGLTNGSGRFISAAPGAEAKYRSAASSGSSLFSPSSQLFPSSRLRYGMSDVMPSGRSRLLEDFRNNRYPNLQLRDIAGHIMEFSQDQHGSRFIQLKLERASSAERQLVFSEILQAAYQLMVDVFGNYVIQKFFEFGSLDQKLALAERIRGHVLSLALQMYGCRVIQKALEFIPSDQQVISEMVRELDGHVLKCVKDQNGNHVVQKCIECVQPHALHFIIDAFKGQVFALSTHPYGCRVIQRILEHCLPEQTLPILEELHQHTEQLVQDQYGNYVIQHVLEHGRAEDKSKIVAEIRGNVLGLSQHKFASNVVEKCVTHASRAERAVLIDEVCSLTEGPHSALYTMMKDQYANYVVQKMIDVAEPTQRKIVMHKIRPHISTLRKYTYGKHILAKLEKYYMKNGVDLGPLCGPPNGIM, encoded by the exons atgagcagtgtgtgtgtgttgaagaggAAAGCAGTGCTCTGGCAGGATTCATTCAGCCCCCACCATAGAAGTACATCTCCCAGCATGCCCGTGGTGCTGAGTAGCGGAGGACACGCCCCTCCAACTGGGCAGACCCCTCAGGCCACACCCCCCAGCCAGCAG GGCGTGGCGGGCGCTGGACGTTCCCAGGACGATGCCATGGTGGATTATTTCTTCCAGCGGCAACATGGCGAACAGCCCGGCAAACATCGCTGGCCCACCGGAGACAACATCCATGACAGCCAG GTACGCTCCATGGACGAGCTGAACCATGACTTCCAGGCTCTGGCTCTGGAGGGCCGAGCCATGGGAGAG cagctgctaaCCGGTAAGAAGTTCTGGGAGACAGACGACTCTGGGAAGGACGGACCCAAAGGGATCTTCCTGGACCAGTGGAGGGACAGTGCCTGGGGGGCCTCAG ATCACTCGGTGTCTCAGCCGATCATGGTGTCCCGCCGGCCGGGCCAGGGCTTCCACGGCGGGGGAGAGGTGGGAGTGGGCTCGGTCATGTCGCCGCGGTCTGAAAGCGGAGGGCTGGGGGTCAGCATGGTGGAGTACGTCCTGTCATCCTCACCGGCTGACAAACTGGACTCCTGCCTCCGAAAAGGACCATAT GGGCAGCGGGATggcgaggtggaggaggagaagagagagaagccaAAGACGACGTTTGAGGGAGAGAAGCTAAAAGAGTTAACAGAAAGTGAATCGGACGTCATAAACGACGTCATCAACCCCAACGGGCTGCCTGTACAGAACGGCCTCGACGTCGACGTCAAAGAATTCGG TCGTCCCCCGGGCAACATGCCGGCCCCGGGCCCCGAGGGCGACCTGCTGGGAGGCCCCGGGGGCGTCGGAGCAGAGGGCCTGACGCCCCTGGGAGGCGGAGGTGGACCCAAACCTCCCGAGGACTTCTCCAGCGTGGAGCAAGGTGGCGTTACCATGGACCCCATGGAGTCAGTGATGGAGCCGCTTCAGTTTGACTACAACTCTCAGATGCCCATGGACTCGGCACCCACTGTGGGCTTATTCGACTACACTAACCAGCAGCAG CTGTTTCAGAGAAACAATGCCCTTGCGGTGCAACAGTTAACagcagcccagcagcagcagtacgcACTGGCGGCCGCACAGCAGCCTCACATcg gtctgGCCCCAGCGTTTGTGCCCAATCCGTACATCATCAGTGCTGCTCCCCCGGGGACGGACCCCTACGCAGCGGGActcgcagcagcagccacacttg GTCCGGCAGTGATGCCTCCTCAGTACTATGGTGTGACCCCCTGGGGGGTTTACCCAGCAAACCTCttccagcagcaggctgctgcagccAACAGCTCGGCCAATCAGCAGGCTGCGGGCCAGGGCCAGCAAAACCAACAGCAG GTGATGCGAGCTGGAGGAAAccagcgacctctgaccccgagcCAAGGCCAGCAGGGTCAACAGAATGACCAGCTGGTCGCAGCAGCCGCAGTCAACTCGGCCCTCGCCTTCGGGCAGGGGTTAGCAGCGGGAGTCCCCG GGTACCCGGTCCTGGCGCCTGCAGCCTACTACGACCAGACGGGGGCCCTGGTGGTCAACACTGGAGCCAGAAGTGGCCCCGTCCGCCTCATGGCGCCTGCCTCAGTCATCATATCCCCCTCTGCAGCACAAGCAG ttgcagcagcggcagcctcCGCCGGTGGTGCGAACAGCGGTCTGGGCGGCGGGGCCAACGGTCCGTTCCGTGCCATGACGTCCCAGCAGCCCCAGCAGCAGGGCGGCCCCGGCGGCGCGCTGGGTGGAAGCTCCTTCTACGGCTCCTcgtccctcagctcctcctcccagagCTCCTCTCTTTTCTCACAAGGCTCCGGCCAGCCCGGACCGGGGTCCGCCTCCCTGGGCTTCAGCCAGCCGGCCTCGTCCTCCCTCGGCGCCACTCTGGGGGCCACGCTCGGAGGCTTCGGCACAGCCG TGGCCAATTCGAGTGGCGGCAGCGGCTCCAGGCGGGACTCCCTGACGGGCAACAGCGAGCTGTACAAACGCACACCGTCAAGCCTCACCCCCATCGGACACGGAGGATTCTATAACGGCACCCTGGGCTTCAGTCCGTCCCCCGGTCCAGTGGGCATGCCCCTCCCCAACCAGGGACCCTCCCACTCCCtcacacccccaccctccctgTCCAATCACAGCTCTTCATCCAACCTCAATCTTG GAGGCCTGACCAACGGCAGTGGGCGTTTCATTTCCGCGGCTCCCGGAGCAGAAGCCAAGTACCGCAGCGCAGCCAGCTCAGGCTCCTCCCTCTTTTCGCCCAGCAGCCAGCTGTTCCCGTCGTCGCGGCTACGCTACGGCATGTCGGACGTGATGCCGTCGGGCCGGAGCCGCCTGCTGGAGGACTTCAGGAACAACCGCTACCCCAACCTGCAGCTTCGGGACATCGCCGGCCACATCATGGAGTTCAGCCAGGACCAGCACGGCAGCAG GTTCATCCAGTTGAAGTTGGAGCGGGCGAGTTCGGCCGAGCGTCAGCTCGTCTTCAGCGAGATTCTGCAGGCCGCCTACCAGCTCATGGTGGACGTCTTTGGAAACTACGTCATCCAGAAGTTCTTCGAG tttggcAGCCTGGACCAGAAGCTGGCTCTGGCAGAAAGGATCCGAGGCCATGTGCTGTCTCTGGCCCTGCAGATGTACGGCTGCAGGGTCATTCAGAAAGCGCTGGAGTTCATCCCCTCGGATCAACAGGTCATT agTGAGATGGTGCGGGAGCTGGACGGCCATGTGCTGAAGTGTGTAAAGGACCAGAACGGTAACCACGTGGTGCAGAAGTGTATCGAATGTGTCCAGCCTCACGCGCTGCACTTCATCATCGACGCCTTCAAGGGACAG gtctTCGCCCTCTCCACTCATCCTTACGGCTGCAGAGTCATCCAGCGCATTCTCGAACACTGCCTTCCTGAACAGACGCTGCCTATACTAGAGGAGCTGCATCAACACACGGAGCAGCTCGTGCAG gACCAGTATGGCAACTATGTGATCCAGCACGTGTTGGAACACGGCCGAGCTGAAGATAAGAGTAAAATCGTGGCCGAGATCAGAGGCAACGTTCTGGGACTCAGCCAGCACAAGTTTGCCAG TAATGTGGTGGAGAAGTGTGTGACCCACGCGTCGCGGGCGGAGCGAGCTGTCCTGATAGATGAAGTGTGCAGCCTGACCGAGGGCCCCCACAGTGCCTTATACACCATGATGAAGGACCAGTACGCCAACTACGTGGTGCAGAAGATGATCGACGTGGCCGAGCCCACGCAGCGCAAGATCGTCATGCATAAG ATCCGGCCTCACATTTCCACCCTGAGGAAGTACACATATGGAAAACACATCCTGGCCAAGCTGGAGAAGTACTACATGAAGAACGGCGTTGACCTGGGTCCCCTCTGCGGCCCACCCAATGGCATCATGTAA
- the pum1 gene encoding pumilio homolog 1 isoform X2: MFTVCHAAAERDELAGCGGMSSVCVLKRKAVLWQDSFSPHHRSTSPSMPVVLSSGGHAPPTGQTPQATPPSQQGVAGAGRSQDDAMVDYFFQRQHGEQPGKHRWPTGDNIHDSQVRSMDELNHDFQALALEGRAMGELLTGKKFWETDDSGKDGPKGIFLDQWRDSAWGASDHSVSQPIMVSRRPGQGFHGGGEVGVGSVMSPRSESGGLGVSMVEYVLSSSPADKLDSCLRKGPYGQRDGEVEEEKREKPKTTFEGEKLKELTESESDVINDVINPNGLPVQNGLDVDVKEFGRPPGNMPAPGPEGDLLGGPGGVGAEGLTPLGGGGGPKPPEDFSSVEQGGVTMDPMESVMEPLQFDYNSQMPMDSAPTVGLFDYTNQQQLFQRNNALAVQQLTAAQQQQYALAAAQQPHIGLAPAFVPNPYIISAAPPGTDPYAAGLAAAATLGPAVMPPQYYGVTPWGVYPANLFQQQAAAANSSANQQAAGQGQQNQQQVMRAGGNQRPLTPSQGQQGQQNDQLVAAAAVNSALAFGQGLAAGVPGYPVLAPAAYYDQTGALVVNTGARSGPVRLMAPASVIISPSAAQAVAAAAASAGGANSGLGGGANGPFRAMTSQQPQQQGGPGGALGGSSFYGSSSLSSSSQSSSLFSQGSGQPGPGSASLGFSQPASSSLGATLGATLGGFGTAVANSSGGSGSRRDSLTGNSELYKRTPSSLTPIGHGGFYNGTLGFSPSPGPVGMPLPNQGPSHSLTPPPSLSNHSSSSNLNLGGLTNGSGRFISAAPGAEAKYRSAASSGSSLFSPSSQLFPSSRLRYGMSDVMPSGRSRLLEDFRNNRYPNLQLRDIAGHIMEFSQDQHGSRFIQLKLERASSAERQLVFSEILQAAYQLMVDVFGNYVIQKFFEFGSLDQKLALAERIRGHVLSLALQMYGCRVIQKALEFIPSDQQVISEMVRELDGHVLKCVKDQNGNHVVQKCIECVQPHALHFIIDAFKGQVFALSTHPYGCRVIQRILEHCLPEQTLPILEELHQHTEQLVQDQYGNYVIQHVLEHGRAEDKSKIVAEIRGNVLGLSQHKFASNVVEKCVTHASRAERAVLIDEVCSLTEGPHSALYTMMKDQYANYVVQKMIDVAEPTQRKIVMHKIRPHISTLRKYTYGKHILAKLEKYYMKNGVDLGPLCGPPNGIM; encoded by the exons ATGTTTACAGTATgtcatgctgctgcagagagagacgAGTTGGCAG GCTGTGGTggaatgagcagtgtgtgtgtgttgaagaggAAAGCAGTGCTCTGGCAGGATTCATTCAGCCCCCACCATAGAAGTACATCTCCCAGCATGCCCGTGGTGCTGAGTAGCGGAGGACACGCCCCTCCAACTGGGCAGACCCCTCAGGCCACACCCCCCAGCCAGCAG GGCGTGGCGGGCGCTGGACGTTCCCAGGACGATGCCATGGTGGATTATTTCTTCCAGCGGCAACATGGCGAACAGCCCGGCAAACATCGCTGGCCCACCGGAGACAACATCCATGACAGCCAG GTACGCTCCATGGACGAGCTGAACCATGACTTCCAGGCTCTGGCTCTGGAGGGCCGAGCCATGGGAGAG ctgctaaCCGGTAAGAAGTTCTGGGAGACAGACGACTCTGGGAAGGACGGACCCAAAGGGATCTTCCTGGACCAGTGGAGGGACAGTGCCTGGGGGGCCTCAG ATCACTCGGTGTCTCAGCCGATCATGGTGTCCCGCCGGCCGGGCCAGGGCTTCCACGGCGGGGGAGAGGTGGGAGTGGGCTCGGTCATGTCGCCGCGGTCTGAAAGCGGAGGGCTGGGGGTCAGCATGGTGGAGTACGTCCTGTCATCCTCACCGGCTGACAAACTGGACTCCTGCCTCCGAAAAGGACCATAT GGGCAGCGGGATggcgaggtggaggaggagaagagagagaagccaAAGACGACGTTTGAGGGAGAGAAGCTAAAAGAGTTAACAGAAAGTGAATCGGACGTCATAAACGACGTCATCAACCCCAACGGGCTGCCTGTACAGAACGGCCTCGACGTCGACGTCAAAGAATTCGG TCGTCCCCCGGGCAACATGCCGGCCCCGGGCCCCGAGGGCGACCTGCTGGGAGGCCCCGGGGGCGTCGGAGCAGAGGGCCTGACGCCCCTGGGAGGCGGAGGTGGACCCAAACCTCCCGAGGACTTCTCCAGCGTGGAGCAAGGTGGCGTTACCATGGACCCCATGGAGTCAGTGATGGAGCCGCTTCAGTTTGACTACAACTCTCAGATGCCCATGGACTCGGCACCCACTGTGGGCTTATTCGACTACACTAACCAGCAGCAG CTGTTTCAGAGAAACAATGCCCTTGCGGTGCAACAGTTAACagcagcccagcagcagcagtacgcACTGGCGGCCGCACAGCAGCCTCACATcg gtctgGCCCCAGCGTTTGTGCCCAATCCGTACATCATCAGTGCTGCTCCCCCGGGGACGGACCCCTACGCAGCGGGActcgcagcagcagccacacttg GTCCGGCAGTGATGCCTCCTCAGTACTATGGTGTGACCCCCTGGGGGGTTTACCCAGCAAACCTCttccagcagcaggctgctgcagccAACAGCTCGGCCAATCAGCAGGCTGCGGGCCAGGGCCAGCAAAACCAACAGCAG GTGATGCGAGCTGGAGGAAAccagcgacctctgaccccgagcCAAGGCCAGCAGGGTCAACAGAATGACCAGCTGGTCGCAGCAGCCGCAGTCAACTCGGCCCTCGCCTTCGGGCAGGGGTTAGCAGCGGGAGTCCCCG GGTACCCGGTCCTGGCGCCTGCAGCCTACTACGACCAGACGGGGGCCCTGGTGGTCAACACTGGAGCCAGAAGTGGCCCCGTCCGCCTCATGGCGCCTGCCTCAGTCATCATATCCCCCTCTGCAGCACAAGCAG ttgcagcagcggcagcctcCGCCGGTGGTGCGAACAGCGGTCTGGGCGGCGGGGCCAACGGTCCGTTCCGTGCCATGACGTCCCAGCAGCCCCAGCAGCAGGGCGGCCCCGGCGGCGCGCTGGGTGGAAGCTCCTTCTACGGCTCCTcgtccctcagctcctcctcccagagCTCCTCTCTTTTCTCACAAGGCTCCGGCCAGCCCGGACCGGGGTCCGCCTCCCTGGGCTTCAGCCAGCCGGCCTCGTCCTCCCTCGGCGCCACTCTGGGGGCCACGCTCGGAGGCTTCGGCACAGCCG TGGCCAATTCGAGTGGCGGCAGCGGCTCCAGGCGGGACTCCCTGACGGGCAACAGCGAGCTGTACAAACGCACACCGTCAAGCCTCACCCCCATCGGACACGGAGGATTCTATAACGGCACCCTGGGCTTCAGTCCGTCCCCCGGTCCAGTGGGCATGCCCCTCCCCAACCAGGGACCCTCCCACTCCCtcacacccccaccctccctgTCCAATCACAGCTCTTCATCCAACCTCAATCTTG GAGGCCTGACCAACGGCAGTGGGCGTTTCATTTCCGCGGCTCCCGGAGCAGAAGCCAAGTACCGCAGCGCAGCCAGCTCAGGCTCCTCCCTCTTTTCGCCCAGCAGCCAGCTGTTCCCGTCGTCGCGGCTACGCTACGGCATGTCGGACGTGATGCCGTCGGGCCGGAGCCGCCTGCTGGAGGACTTCAGGAACAACCGCTACCCCAACCTGCAGCTTCGGGACATCGCCGGCCACATCATGGAGTTCAGCCAGGACCAGCACGGCAGCAG GTTCATCCAGTTGAAGTTGGAGCGGGCGAGTTCGGCCGAGCGTCAGCTCGTCTTCAGCGAGATTCTGCAGGCCGCCTACCAGCTCATGGTGGACGTCTTTGGAAACTACGTCATCCAGAAGTTCTTCGAG tttggcAGCCTGGACCAGAAGCTGGCTCTGGCAGAAAGGATCCGAGGCCATGTGCTGTCTCTGGCCCTGCAGATGTACGGCTGCAGGGTCATTCAGAAAGCGCTGGAGTTCATCCCCTCGGATCAACAGGTCATT agTGAGATGGTGCGGGAGCTGGACGGCCATGTGCTGAAGTGTGTAAAGGACCAGAACGGTAACCACGTGGTGCAGAAGTGTATCGAATGTGTCCAGCCTCACGCGCTGCACTTCATCATCGACGCCTTCAAGGGACAG gtctTCGCCCTCTCCACTCATCCTTACGGCTGCAGAGTCATCCAGCGCATTCTCGAACACTGCCTTCCTGAACAGACGCTGCCTATACTAGAGGAGCTGCATCAACACACGGAGCAGCTCGTGCAG gACCAGTATGGCAACTATGTGATCCAGCACGTGTTGGAACACGGCCGAGCTGAAGATAAGAGTAAAATCGTGGCCGAGATCAGAGGCAACGTTCTGGGACTCAGCCAGCACAAGTTTGCCAG TAATGTGGTGGAGAAGTGTGTGACCCACGCGTCGCGGGCGGAGCGAGCTGTCCTGATAGATGAAGTGTGCAGCCTGACCGAGGGCCCCCACAGTGCCTTATACACCATGATGAAGGACCAGTACGCCAACTACGTGGTGCAGAAGATGATCGACGTGGCCGAGCCCACGCAGCGCAAGATCGTCATGCATAAG ATCCGGCCTCACATTTCCACCCTGAGGAAGTACACATATGGAAAACACATCCTGGCCAAGCTGGAGAAGTACTACATGAAGAACGGCGTTGACCTGGGTCCCCTCTGCGGCCCACCCAATGGCATCATGTAA